The Zingiber officinale cultivar Zhangliang chromosome 9A, Zo_v1.1, whole genome shotgun sequence genome window below encodes:
- the LOC122020949 gene encoding probable mannose-1-phosphate guanylyltransferase 1 isoform X2 yields MINFLKDFEDKLGIKIICSQETEPLGTAGPLALARDKLIDGSGEPFFVLNSDVISEYPFAELIQFHKVHGGEASIMVTKVDEPSKYGVVVMDEESGRVDRFVEKPKIFVGNKINAGIYLLNPSVLDRIQLRPTSIEKEVFPKIATEKQLYSMVLPGFWMDIGQPKDYITGLRLYLDSLRKKAPSKLAAGPHIVGNVLIHDNAVVGEGCLIGPDVAIGPACVIEAGVRLSRCTVMQGTRIKKHACVSSSIIGWHSTVGQWARIDNMTILGEDVHVSDEVYSNGGVILPHKEIKSSILNPEIVM; encoded by the exons ATGATCAACTTTCTGAAGGACTTTGAGGATAAGCTTGGAATTAAAATCATCTGCTCACAAGAGACTGAACCACTTGGAACTGCTGGTCCCCTGGCTTTAGCCAGAGACAAACTAATAGATGGTTCAGGTGAACCCTTCTTCGTCCTAAACAGTGACGTTATAAGTGAATACCCCTTTGCTGAACTGATCCAGTTTCACAAAGTACATGGTGGAGAGGCAAGCATTATGGTGACCAAG GTTGATGAACCATCCAAATATGGTGTCGTGGTCATGGACGAAGAGAGTGGAAGGGTCGATAGGTTTGTGGAGAAGCCAAAAATTTTTGTCGGGAACAAGATCAATGCTGGGATTTACTTGCTGAATCCATCCGTCTTGGATCGTATCCAGCTTAGGCCAACCTCTATCGAGAAGGAAGTTTTTCCAAAAATTGCAACAGAGAAACAACTCTATTCCATGGTCCTACCAGGTTTCTGGATGGACATCGGCCAGCCAAAGGACTACATCACAGGCTTAAGGCTCTACCTGGACTCATTGCGGAAAAAAGCACCATCGAAGTTAGCTGCAGGCCCCCATATCGTCGGCAATGTTCTGATCCATGACAATGCTGTGGTAGGAGAGGGATGCCTCATTGGCCCAGACGTTGCCATTGGTCCTGCATGCGTGATCGAGGCAGGAGTAAGGTTGTCAAGGTGCACGGTGATGCAAGGTACCCGCATCAAGAAGCACGCATGCGTCTCCAGCAGCATTATCGGTTGGCACTCGACAGTGGGGCAATGGGCGCGGATTGATAACATGACCATCCTCGGCGAGGACGTGCATGTTTCTGATGAGGTATACAGCAATGGAGGGGTTATTCTTCCACACAAGGAAATCAAGTCAAGCATCTTGAATCCTGAGATAGTGATGTGA
- the LOC122019084 gene encoding SKP1-like protein 1A — protein sequence MAMETSTQESPINPNIFTFDPHLSTFEDMARMITLRSSDCEVFEVEEIVIMEILAKVVEYYKKHIDVAVSKSLFDDTARSGISNEDLKSWDAKFVKVD from the exons ATGGCGATGGAGACCTCAACACAGGAATCGCCGATCAATCCCAACATCTTCACGTTTGACCCCCACCTATCTACGT TCGAAGACATGGCGAGGATGATCACGTTGAGGAGCTCAGACTGTGAGGTGTTCGAGGTGGAGGAGATAGTGATAATGGA GATCCTCGCCAAGGTGGTTGAGTACTACAAGAAGCACATTGATGTTGCCGTCTCCAAGTCCTTGTTCGACGACACCGCTAGATCTGGGATCTCTAATGAGGACCTCAAGTCTTGGGATGCCAAGTTCGTCAAAGTTGACTAG
- the LOC122020949 gene encoding probable mannose-1-phosphate guanylyltransferase 1 isoform X1, translated as MKALILVGGFGTRLRPLTLSFPKPLVDFANKPMILHQIEALKDVGVTEVILAINYQPEVMINFLKDFEDKLGIKIICSQETEPLGTAGPLALARDKLIDGSGEPFFVLNSDVISEYPFAELIQFHKVHGGEASIMVTKVDEPSKYGVVVMDEESGRVDRFVEKPKIFVGNKINAGIYLLNPSVLDRIQLRPTSIEKEVFPKIATEKQLYSMVLPGFWMDIGQPKDYITGLRLYLDSLRKKAPSKLAAGPHIVGNVLIHDNAVVGEGCLIGPDVAIGPACVIEAGVRLSRCTVMQGTRIKKHACVSSSIIGWHSTVGQWARIDNMTILGEDVHVSDEVYSNGGVILPHKEIKSSILNPEIVM; from the exons ATGAAAGCACTCATTCTTGTTGGAGGATTTGGCACCCGCCTTCGACCTTTGACTCTTAGTTTCCCCAAGCCACTTGTTGATTTTGCTAACAAACCAATGATCCTTCATCAG ATTGAAGCTTTGAAGGATGTTGGAGTCACTGAAGTCATTTTGGCCATCAATTATCAGCCAGAG GTTATGATCAACTTTCTGAAGGACTTTGAGGATAAGCTTGGAATTAAAATCATCTGCTCACAAGAGACTGAACCACTTGGAACTGCTGGTCCCCTGGCTTTAGCCAGAGACAAACTAATAGATGGTTCAGGTGAACCCTTCTTCGTCCTAAACAGTGACGTTATAAGTGAATACCCCTTTGCTGAACTGATCCAGTTTCACAAAGTACATGGTGGAGAGGCAAGCATTATGGTGACCAAG GTTGATGAACCATCCAAATATGGTGTCGTGGTCATGGACGAAGAGAGTGGAAGGGTCGATAGGTTTGTGGAGAAGCCAAAAATTTTTGTCGGGAACAAGATCAATGCTGGGATTTACTTGCTGAATCCATCCGTCTTGGATCGTATCCAGCTTAGGCCAACCTCTATCGAGAAGGAAGTTTTTCCAAAAATTGCAACAGAGAAACAACTCTATTCCATGGTCCTACCAGGTTTCTGGATGGACATCGGCCAGCCAAAGGACTACATCACAGGCTTAAGGCTCTACCTGGACTCATTGCGGAAAAAAGCACCATCGAAGTTAGCTGCAGGCCCCCATATCGTCGGCAATGTTCTGATCCATGACAATGCTGTGGTAGGAGAGGGATGCCTCATTGGCCCAGACGTTGCCATTGGTCCTGCATGCGTGATCGAGGCAGGAGTAAGGTTGTCAAGGTGCACGGTGATGCAAGGTACCCGCATCAAGAAGCACGCATGCGTCTCCAGCAGCATTATCGGTTGGCACTCGACAGTGGGGCAATGGGCGCGGATTGATAACATGACCATCCTCGGCGAGGACGTGCATGTTTCTGATGAGGTATACAGCAATGGAGGGGTTATTCTTCCACACAAGGAAATCAAGTCAAGCATCTTGAATCCTGAGATAGTGATGTGA